The following proteins are encoded in a genomic region of Pagrus major chromosome 16, Pma_NU_1.0:
- the LOC141010015 gene encoding uncharacterized protein: MAKKFKGKFLLLLFIATFIFILFLTVKTPTTYRSIPKPRGPSDTCPLQISEESITPLNDTKHLLVSAYMDQRVKGFDIRIIGIFKRDSIQPLYCLFCCAGWLSATTPTTISQHSDNFGFPFVTTDVMCPIPENCNATHVSLLTKPDRVRVFNQTWLPIRNKKGKEETKWQFNFTVCVSNLFGDYNNVLQYAQTLEMYRLLGVNRVVIYKTSCGPDLDRLLQSYSQEGFVEIVPWPIDRHLNPSRGWLFSEHGGDVHYFGQLTTLNECIYRSMDRSRYVLLNDIDEIIMPYKHNNLKPLMETLQNEHQNIGVFFIENHIFPKMHYNKNIYGPRAQWNGVPGFNILDHIYREEVDRKAYHPYKMILQPRSVQQTSVHDVLKRFGQTFKVPPDVCRIIHSPINLIVRPLQPLRVDTRLWDFVDKLSPRVSEVLRRAGLLSSEEQS, translated from the exons ATGGCAAAAAAGTTCAAAGGGAagttccttctcctcctcttcattgctaccttcatcttcatcctcttcctcactgtGAAAACACCCACGACGTACAGGTCCATCCCAAAGCCTCGTGGGCCTTCGGACACGTGCCCCCTGCAGATCTCTGAGGAGAGCATCACCCCCCTCAATGACACCAAGCACTTGCTGGTGTCGGCCTACATGGACCAGAGAGTTAAAGGCTTTGACATACGCATCATTGGCATCTTTAAGAGAGACTCCATCCAGCCTCTTTACTGTCTCTTCTGCTGTGCAGGCTGGTTATCAGCTACAACTCCAACAACAAtttcacaacactcagacaacTTTGGTTTTCCCTTCGTCACTACGGACGTCATGTGTCCGATTCCTGAAAACTGCAACGCTACACATGTCAGTCTTCTGACCAAACCAGACAGAGTGAGGGTATTTAACCAAACTTGGCTTCCTATAAGAAACAagaaggggaaggaggagaCGAAGTGGCAGTTTAACTTCACAGTCTGCGTGTCCAACCTGTTTGGAGACTACAACAATGTGCTTCAGTACGCACAAACACTGGAGATGTACAG ACTGCTAGGTGTGAACAGGGTGGTTATCTATAAGACCAGTTGTGGCCCAGACCTGGACCGCCTGCTGCAGAGCTACAGTCAGGAGGGCTTCGTGGAGATAGTTCCTTGGCCCATCGACCGGCACCTGAATCCATCACGTGGCTGGCTCTTCTCAGAGCATGGAGGGGACGTGCACTACTTCGGCCAGCTGACCACGCTCAACGAGTGCATTTACAGATCCATGGACCGGTCCCGCTACGTCCTGTTGAACGACATAGATGAGATTATAATGCCTTACAAACACAACAACCTCAAACCTCTCATGGAGACGCTCCAAAATGAGCATCAAAAT ATTGGGGTGTTCTTCATTGAGAACCACATCTTTCCAAAGATGCactataataaaaatatatatgggCCCCGGGCTCAGTGGAACGGGGTGCCAGGCTTTAATATCCTCGACCACATctacagggaggaggtggacaGAAAAGCATACCACCCGTACAAGATGATACTTCAACCAAG GTCAGTGCAGCAGACCTCAGTGCATGATGTCCTCAAGAGGTTTGGACAGACATTCAAGGTTCCACCAGACGTCTGTCGGATCATTCACAGCCCAATCAATCTGATAGTACGACCGCTGCAGCCGCTCCGAGTGGACACCCGACTATGGGACTTTGTAGACAAGCTGTCCCCCAGAGTGAGCGAGGTGCTGAGGAGAGCGGGGCTACTGAGCTCAGAGGAGCAGAGCTAA